TACCTGAAACAGGGCTTGCTATAATACCAGGGTATTCTCAATCACACtgtatatgtttgcttatacAAAATCCGTAAATTCGGTCAAGGATGTGTTATGTTCTAATTCTATCAGATCAGCTGGATATTTCCACTATCTTGCAGTCACTTCATTTTTACTATTCATTAGTTTCAAACTCCAGAAGTTGCTTTAAATATTCTTCATGCTAAGATGTTTTCTTAATGCTACCCTCTTATTCCATTTTGTACTTTACAGAGCAGGAGGAACGCAACGGCTTCCTAGATTGGTTGGAAAATCAATTGcaaaagatataatatttacTGGACGAAAGATAAAAGGGAAAGATGCTGGATCAATTGGTACGTGTATGACTTGTCATAGCTCATTTGTCAAGAGACAGAGCTCCTCTGTCTTTCCCAAACTCCCCCTCTTCTCTCTCTGTCTTATCAATACAAAATGAAGGTGATGTCTGCAAACCCCTCGACAACTCCATTGGGTTACCTGCATGCTCCCACGGTACAGCTGTATAACAGCATCCGCCAAGGTTTAGGCAGGATAGAATGAGATCCTCTAACTTTTTTGCCTATGCTGGAATTTTGGACCCTGTCTCCACTCTCCTATGGTTTTCTTTTCCAGGTTCTTAGAATGAAAAATACATGTCATGCAGGGCTTGTCAATTACTGTGTTCCTGCTGGTGAGGCTCGTCTCAAGGCACTTGAACTTGCTAGGGATATTAATCAGAAGGTTAGACATTAGTTATTGAGATAAATCATGTTTGATGTATTTATCCAGTGTGGCACCCTTTATGACTTCCAATAGCAATTTAGTCAGGAACtaagaagtaaaaaaagaaacataaaagGACTACACCACTtcctatatataaaaaagatatcCACTCTGTACTGTACACAGATAATTTCCAGTAATCTAGAGATTCATTAGAAGTATTTCTGGTACGAGTActttttttatccttttgaCTTTTTATGAGGTAACGCCCTTCGAGGCCATCAAGTATGTTTCTCGCtgctctttcttttcttttgtgcaTTTTTGAATGATATTAAAGCTCTTCTTTGGAGTTTCATCATCTTCCTTGGACCCTTAAGTTAATGGCATTTACTAATCCCATGCTTGTTTGTTTTCCTCTTTGTGCACCTTCATTTTTTGTGACAGATTTTCTTTCTGCctttgtctttttcctttttcccatCTTGTTTTATCTTAGGCGGGCGCTCATTTATTATACCAATAGTTGGTTGCTTTggatttctttgttgttttccctttttttttttttttttcaattcttagCTAGTTTTTTGGCAAGTTCACATAGCCAACAAGTATTGCTCTATTGTTCTTTCCCTTTTCTTCCTTTTGATGCATTTTATAAGTCTTCTTCATGCGAGCTGAAACCTTTCTGTTTCATGAGCTTCTGAATATTTCTGGTTTCGTATTGTGAGTTGGATTAGAGAGCTAAGGCTGAGTAAAAAGAATCAAGTAAAAGCCACATTTAATAATTTCCACATGCTTTCCATCCTAGATGCTCATTTATCGAAAAATGTTCAGCTGATACTAGTCAAGCCTGTGCGGATAAGACATGGCAGTAGCTACCAAATCCAATCCTCCTTTTCCCCCTGTTACCTATATATGCTCTTCTAGTCCCAAGTTGAATGGCCATAATGCGTTCGATGAAGTGTTTGACATATGAATCTCTGACAGGGTCCGCTTGCTTTAAGGATGGCAAAACGTGCGATTGACCAAGGAGTGGAGCTAGATACAGAATCAGGCTTAGCTTTGGAGTGGGATTGCTATGAACAACTGTTAGACACAAAAGATCGCGTAGAAGGCCTTGCTGCATTTGCTGAGAGGAGAAAACCTCAGTATAAGGGTGAATGAAAAAATTGTAACACACCCAAAATAGATAAACTGATCATTCATAACGAAAACCAAAATAAACTACTccaattatatatctaattcATCATGAttcatttcttagtttttcCCATTGTGTCTTTGCTTATAACGAAGCACTGTGAACAACATTCAAAATCCAACTTGGGAATACATTAACACAAGAGAAAACATGCAAGAGGTCTTTGAATACTTTTGATGATTCTCCAATTAATGGGGCATCTTTCAAAGGAAAATcaagataatatatataaggAAATGGTCAAAAATTGGGTGGGTGGGAAACCAAAACTAAATACTTAACCGTTTTTGAACAATTACATCAGATCAACTTAATTTATTCCTTTTCAGTTTGGCCAAAAAAACAAAGTTATTCTtactataattataaataaattaattataatattcttctttcacACTTAATAAGATGATTTAtagttatataaatatttgaaatttattttagactatataatttaattattttaaattttatatcaaatcaaatggtGTCACCTAACTTTGAGACGGAAATTTTTAGCTACATATATATAGTTTGGCCAAAAGAGTAACACGTGTAATGAGTAAATTTTAGCTTTGCAAAACGTATATAAAGAAGAGACCGCTTCAGAGTTCACACAGTATACGCTACGTCTCCTTCCAAAACAGAGCTAAGAGAAGTAGAAGGAATCCATGGCCGACATTGCTAAGAAATGGCTTCCTCTTGAAGCTAATCCTGATGTCATGAATCAGGTAtcactttttttcatttttgtatcTTATTTACTTTTTTCCAATCTGttcaatattttcatttcctgGACTTGAATCTTTTTTGGGTTTCATTTGGTAGAAAAAACGTGGAGTTTGCTGATCTTTTTCCTCAATTCGTCATGCATTATAGAATTCATTGAATTAACTTCCAAATATATTGATTTCCCTATGAAAAAAGTATCACATTTAATAAGTTGATCAGCTCAAGTGTTAATTGGAATGATTAGGGTAAGTTTCTTTCACCTACCTTGGAGGGCCGTAGAGAGGCTGTTTTTACAGAACCTTAGCTCGAGAAATAGAGATAATGTAATTTATTGACTCTATTTTGTTGtatgcttttattttttttgcttaattgaGCAGTTTCTTTGGAGTCGTGGTGTTCCACCGGATGAGGTAGAGTGCTATGATGTTTATGGGTTGGATGAAGAACTTTTGGAAATGGTGCCCAAGCCAGTCCTTGCTGTATTGTTTCTCTATCCTCTAACATCACAGGTTTGTTGTAACAAAGAAATAAGATTTGATTTTCTAGTTTGATGCTAGGTCATTAATTACATGCCGTGTGTTTTCAGAGTGAAGCAGAGAGAGTACAGCAAGATAGTGAAACAAAGGTGACTTTCATGAGCTCATGACCATATCTTTATGAACTATATCTTGTTATTAGATTATGACTGCAGTGCTTCCATCACCACCCTTTGATTTTTCTTACTGGTGAATGCTGTATTTACAGAATTCAGGAACTTCATGTCACTTTTGCTCATATTTCGATTTGACAAACGTTAAGATTATTCCCGTAACAATTATTTGGTTGGCCATGTTGTGATGTCTCTTAATAATGAGTGTTGCTGTTCTGAGTTGGTTGTTGCTTGATAATGTCATTGCATCTGCTTCACTGTTGTGTAGTTCATCATGTAACATTGTCTATTGTTAATCCTCTTGGACAGATTTTAGTTTAATTGGAAGTTTTACTTGCTGGCTGAGTAGGCAGTTGTCTTGCATGACCTCCTATTCTAGATGTAGGGGAGCCTACATTCCaagtatcttttttttaatgaagtgATATTAATAAAAAGCTTCAAGAAGATGCAATAGTTACAAGATATGGAAACTGAGCTTACAAAAAATGACAGGTTGGCTGTACAAATTCTACCTAAGCCAGAACTAGAGAGCTAATAAAGTCCAGAAGATGTTCAGCATTAATATCAGGATGCAAAGTGGACCAGCTAAACAGATTAGAAATACACCTAGCCTTCAAAACATCTAATGTAGTTGACTCCCCATCAAAACATCTCCTTTTCCTCTCTAACCAGATACACAAAAAACACAAGCAGGAACCATGTTCCAGCTCTCCATTGGCTCCAACTCTCATAAGCATCCTTAACTGAAAGAGGGGTGTGGTCCATTTGAGACCAAAGAGACGAAAAAAAACATGCTCCATATGTCTGAGGCCACCTCACAGTGAAGGAATAGTTGTCTGTTACTTCCAGCCTCCTTTCTACACATGTAGCATCTGCTTGGGAGTTGGATCTTTGATCTTACCCTATTTTATTCTTCTTGCTACTATCAATCTTTTATCAGTTCTTCTAAGTTGTGTTTTATCTGAATCAGCTACGTTTAATACAGTTATTGCTTTACCTTAGGCCTCAATTAGCAATTGTAAGGCCGACATGTCTTCATCCCAAAATAAGTAGATACGGAATCTCTTTGAAAGGTAACTTGAATTAGCAGTTGGACTGTGAACCATTGTCACTCGTTAGGCCTCCAAATATAATGGATTTGAAGGAGTGAAAGCCACTTGACTCTAAGGAGAGGGGGCGACTTTCGCCTATCTATAAGGACAGTTGGAGTTGACGGTCTCACTTGGATGAGTTGGTAAGCATTGCAATATGATAAATATTTGGTGCTTAATTGGATTTCAAGGATCTGTCACATAAATGCAATCATCAATTCGTCATTCTCTTCTCTGAAAATATTTCCTTGACATCCTTGTCAATCTCTTCCTCCCTTTCTTTGACTGAGTGGTATTGCAACGTATGAGTGTTTTAACTGTTACATGTATCCTATCTAGTTTGCTGCATCATTTTGAATTAGGAATTATTCATGAGAGTTGCGTGCAGGTGCAGGACCCCACAAGTACCATTTACTTCATGAAACAAACAGTGGGAAATGCATGTGGAACAATTGGCCTGCTTCATGCTATTGGGAATATTACCTCAGAGATAAAACTTGGTAGGTCATTTTAATTATCTTGCATGTAAATATCTATTGTTTGCATCAAATATAGAGTACTACCAAGACAAGTGCATTGGATTCCTTATAATCACATTGTGTTCTCTTAACTGGGAAGTTACCTAATATATTGATTTTTGCTTTTCAAGGGCTTCATTTATCATCTACAAGAGATGTGTAGTGTAGGAACTGGGTTTCTTGGTTACATCACAACTTATTCTCAAGAatgtattatttgaaaatgacctTTACATTTTTAGTCAATCAATCAACTGTAGCTGTATCCTGTGTTAGTTGGAATCAACGATATGAACCTTTTATATTGATTCTACTACATTCAGGTTCATGTCATtccaattaattttttcttaaccATAAAATTCCCGGGGGCCAGTTGGGTCACAGTTCAATATTTTTTGGATAATGGGCCCATCCCTCTATCCTTCACTTACATACCAGTTTTTGTTTGTGGCAGTTCGAAGTCGTGATTccaattaataatttttactttaagGTGAATTATAAGTTCTCTAAAACTAGAAGTCTCTAAATTCTCACACTTTACAGAATACAGGTGTACAAGTCTACAACTGAATAATAAGTCACCAAGGCAAACtcaacttttttcatttttggtacCATAACCATATTCCCAATTTAGTCGTTAGAAACCACTATATTCTCTCCTCATGTTTGTTTGGACCTCCCTATTAGAGATATGTTCGTAAAGTTCCCTTGGACCAGGATATCCATATCTTCCTAGAATCTAGTTTTAGTTTCCTTATTTAATCTTGTTTACTGAACATACGAATGGTGTTGATGATCTCATCTTCCCATACTAGTCTTAATAAGATAATCTATCATCAATTTCTTTAACTCGTGCAactccatctctaagtctagtTCCACATGTTTCCTACCCCATTCCTGTTCCAATCTAACTCACGATGCCAATACTTCTTTTTGTGCTCTAGATGAGGGCTCATTCTTGGACAAGTTCTTTAAATCAACTGCATGCATGGACCCGATGGAGGTATTCATTTTGGTTTAGTTTCATTTTGGTTACTGACGTAATATTTCCTAGTATTCACGAAGCGCATTAGCATGCGTATAAAATGCAGCGTGCTTCATTCCTTGAAAGTGATAGAGAAATAGAGGTTGCTCATTCAGTAGCAGCTACTGCTGGTGACACTGAGGTAAGAGT
This genomic stretch from Solanum stenotomum isolate F172 chromosome 10, ASM1918654v1, whole genome shotgun sequence harbors:
- the LOC125878327 gene encoding ubiquitin carboxyl-terminal hydrolase 3-like isoform X1 — its product is MADIAKKWLPLEANPDVMNQFLWSRGVPPDEVECYDVYGLDEELLEMVPKPVLAVLFLYPLTSQSEAERVQQDSETKVQDPTSTIYFMKQTVGNACGTIGLLHAIGNITSEIKLDEGSFLDKFFKSTACMDPMERASFLESDREIEVAHSVAATAGDTEVPVNVDTHFICFTCVDGQLYELDGRKSRPISHGASTPSSLLQDAAKVIQKMMQKNPDSMNFNVIAISKRVKGDAP
- the LOC125878327 gene encoding ubiquitin carboxyl-terminal hydrolase 3-like isoform X2, whose amino-acid sequence is MADIAKKWLPLEANPDVMNQFLWSRGVPPDEVECYDVYGLDEELLEMVPKPVLAVLFLYPLTSQSEAERVQQDSETKDPTSTIYFMKQTVGNACGTIGLLHAIGNITSEIKLDEGSFLDKFFKSTACMDPMERASFLESDREIEVAHSVAATAGDTEVPVNVDTHFICFTCVDGQLYELDGRKSRPISHGASTPSSLLQDAAKVIQKMMQKNPDSMNFNVIAISKRVKGDAP
- the LOC125878327 gene encoding ubiquitin carboxyl-terminal hydrolase 3-like isoform X3, which gives rise to MADIAKKWLPLEANPDVMNQFLWSRGVPPDEVECYDVYGLDEELLEMVPKPVLAVLFLYPLTSQSEAERVQQDSETKVQDPTSTIYFMKQTVGNACGTIGLLHAIGNITSEIKLDEGSFLDKFFKSTACMDPMEVPVNVDTHFICFTCVDGQLYELDGRKSRPISHGASTPSSLLQDAAKVIQKMMQKNPDSMNFNVIAISKRVKGDAP